In the genome of Bacteroidota bacterium, one region contains:
- the recN gene encoding DNA repair protein RecN — translation MFKKLFIQNYALIDELDISFTDGLTIITGETGAGKSILLGALSLIIGQRADTSVLQDKARKCIVEGTFSIKGYKLNDFFKQNEIDFADETIVRREINPEGKSRAFINDTPVTLNLLKELGEQLIDIHSQHETLTLNDSAFQLELVDVYASNEKLLNTYQDSYKQYKEHQRLLNELIEREARSKKDHDYFQFQFNELEEANLVEGEQITMEQELGTLNNAEEIKQSLSKAHFALHGREHNIIISLNEVKALIANMSRYNSSINELNERLNSVLIELKDIASELETIEQEVVYDPRRIEQLNLRLDSIYRLQSKHQVNRVEELLDIKENLGRKLADINSLETEIGKLKKELIVIEGSLLRQATELSKKRQGAIPKIEKDIKKMLTELGIPNAELKIDQTSIANNEFNAFGIDKINYLFSANKGSSLKELHKVASGGELSRLMLSLKSLIAQLTSLPAVIFDEIDTGVSGDVANKVGMIMGRMAEAMQVITITHLPQIASKGNAHLFVYKEEKNKKTYTRIKKLDKAERVIEIAKMLSTQNPSDAAIKNAKELLKT, via the coding sequence ATGTTTAAGAAATTATTCATACAAAATTACGCCCTGATCGATGAACTGGATATTTCATTCACCGATGGCTTAACTATAATAACAGGTGAAACGGGTGCAGGCAAATCCATCCTTTTGGGCGCCTTGTCACTTATTATCGGCCAACGTGCAGATACGTCAGTGTTGCAGGATAAAGCACGTAAATGTATTGTCGAAGGCACATTCAGCATAAAGGGCTATAAGCTGAATGATTTCTTCAAACAGAACGAGATCGATTTTGCGGATGAAACGATTGTCAGAAGAGAGATCAATCCCGAAGGAAAATCGCGCGCGTTCATTAATGATACACCCGTTACACTTAACCTGCTGAAAGAATTGGGAGAGCAGCTCATCGATATTCATTCCCAACATGAAACATTGACATTGAATGATTCCGCATTTCAACTCGAACTGGTGGATGTATATGCCTCCAATGAAAAGCTGTTGAACACTTATCAGGATTCATACAAACAGTATAAGGAACATCAGCGGCTTTTAAATGAACTGATAGAGCGGGAAGCCCGGTCAAAAAAGGACCATGACTATTTTCAGTTCCAGTTCAATGAGTTGGAGGAAGCAAACCTTGTAGAAGGAGAGCAAATAACGATGGAGCAGGAGTTGGGAACGCTTAACAATGCCGAAGAGATAAAACAGAGTCTGTCTAAGGCTCACTTTGCCTTGCATGGCAGGGAACATAATATAATTATCTCCCTGAATGAAGTGAAAGCGCTGATCGCCAATATGTCCAGGTACAATTCATCCATAAATGAATTGAATGAACGCCTGAACAGCGTACTGATCGAATTGAAAGATATTGCGAGTGAGCTCGAAACAATTGAGCAGGAAGTGGTTTACGACCCCAGGCGCATTGAACAATTGAATTTACGATTGGATTCTATTTACCGTTTGCAAAGTAAACACCAGGTTAACCGCGTTGAAGAGCTGCTTGATATTAAAGAGAACCTTGGAAGGAAATTAGCTGACATCAATTCTTTAGAGACAGAGATAGGAAAATTAAAGAAAGAACTGATTGTAATTGAAGGGTCATTGCTGCGGCAGGCTACAGAGCTTTCTAAAAAGAGGCAGGGCGCTATTCCTAAAATTGAAAAAGATATCAAGAAAATGTTGACAGAGTTAGGGATACCAAACGCGGAGCTGAAGATCGACCAGACAAGTATTGCTAATAATGAGTTTAATGCCTTTGGAATTGATAAGATAAATTACTTATTTTCAGCTAATAAGGGTTCATCATTGAAAGAATTACATAAAGTAGCTTCCGGAGGGGAATTATCACGTTTAATGCTCAGTTTGAAATCATTGATAGCGCAGCTTACATCATTACCCGCAGTTATCTTTGACGAGATAGACACAGGAGTGAGCGGTGATGTGGCCAATAAAGTGGGAATGATAATGGGTAGGATGGCCGAAGCCATGCAGGTAATAACCATCACTCATTTGCCGCAAATAGCAAGCAAAGGGAATGCGCACCTGTTTGTGTATAAAGAAGAAAAGAACAAGAAAACATACACACGTATTAAAAAGCTGGATAAGGCCGAACGGGTAATTGAAATAGCCAAAATGCTTAGTACACAAAACCCAAGCGATGCCGCTATAAAGAATGCGAAGGAGCTGCTGAAGACATAA